Proteins encoded by one window of Enterococcus faecalis:
- a CDS encoding polysaccharide biosynthesis protein — protein MAQKEMQRMMQGAVVLTIASFIAKVLSAFYRVPFQNFVGDEGFYVYQQVYPIYGIAMTLALSGLPQFISKIVAEQPDIRSQKQVLRQLYPYVLWLAIACWAFFFFGSQEIAISMGDAALQPLMEVVSFTFLLVPILSFYRGNFQGHLLMVPSGISQVMEQFVRVGVILVAALSYHYFGGSIYQTGTVAMSGALAGGVLAVLVLWYYNRKILSGSTEYLHQWKIMPQTTGLFKRLMIEGGLVSLYSAFLILFQLIDSFKVKNALMLFGLSDLAAKVDKGVYDRGQPLVQLGLVIALALSSTFLPGLTKYFMKKDRQQFLQVAKIFLRLTTTLASAASIGLMMLLPYMNFTLFKDYKGNDVLGVYVLSIAFMAIIQAYQSIEQSRNRFKGPLVAAGVGLLVKLLTTGFFTIRWGTLGASWSTILGLLATLFVLVRQSDAAINCFVRERNFLKKLLLSLAIMMLSLLVYQGIISILFQGVHHRSQAFFVTVLGVAVGGTVFISTIIKLELFTIREWLSLPYGAKILRMRQKK, from the coding sequence ATGGCGCAAAAAGAAATGCAACGAATGATGCAAGGTGCCGTTGTGTTAACCATTGCTTCCTTCATTGCAAAAGTGTTGAGTGCGTTTTATCGCGTTCCTTTTCAGAACTTTGTAGGGGATGAAGGATTTTACGTGTATCAGCAAGTTTATCCAATCTATGGGATTGCGATGACATTAGCATTGTCAGGCTTACCGCAATTTATTTCCAAAATTGTTGCTGAACAACCAGATATTCGGAGTCAAAAACAAGTGTTGCGCCAACTATATCCCTATGTGTTATGGTTAGCGATTGCTTGTTGGGCCTTCTTTTTCTTTGGTAGTCAAGAAATTGCTATTAGTATGGGGGATGCTGCACTCCAACCATTAATGGAAGTTGTTTCCTTTACCTTTTTACTCGTTCCAATTCTTTCCTTCTATCGTGGAAATTTTCAAGGTCATTTGTTGATGGTGCCTAGTGGTATTTCACAGGTGATGGAACAGTTTGTGCGTGTCGGGGTTATTCTAGTAGCTGCGTTGTCCTATCATTACTTTGGTGGCTCCATTTACCAAACGGGGACGGTGGCTATGAGTGGTGCGTTGGCTGGCGGTGTCTTAGCGGTACTTGTCTTATGGTACTACAATCGAAAAATTCTTAGTGGAAGTACGGAATACTTGCATCAATGGAAGATTATGCCTCAAACCACAGGACTATTTAAACGTTTAATGATTGAGGGTGGTTTGGTCTCTTTATATAGTGCTTTTCTGATTCTATTTCAATTAATTGATTCCTTTAAAGTAAAAAATGCCCTCATGCTTTTCGGGCTCTCTGATTTAGCTGCGAAAGTGGACAAAGGGGTCTATGATAGAGGACAACCACTAGTTCAATTAGGATTGGTAATTGCTTTAGCTTTAAGCTCGACCTTTTTACCAGGTTTGACAAAATATTTTATGAAAAAAGACCGTCAACAATTTTTACAAGTTGCAAAAATCTTTTTGCGCCTTACCACAACCTTGGCATCGGCGGCTTCGATTGGTCTAATGATGTTATTGCCGTACATGAACTTTACACTTTTTAAAGATTATAAAGGCAATGATGTTTTAGGGGTGTATGTTTTATCCATCGCTTTTATGGCCATTATTCAGGCCTACCAAAGTATTGAACAAAGTCGCAATCGTTTTAAAGGTCCTTTAGTGGCAGCTGGTGTGGGCTTATTAGTGAAGTTACTGACAACGGGCTTTTTCACCATTCGTTGGGGAACATTAGGTGCTAGTTGGTCTACTATTCTTGGGTTACTAGCGACGCTATTCGTTTTAGTCCGACAATCGGATGCAGCGATTAATTGTTTTGTTCGAGAACGAAACTTTTTGAAAAAACTGTTGCTTAGTTTAGCAATCATGATGCTGTCATTACTGGTCTATCAAGGAATTATCTCCATCTTGTTCCAAGGTGTGCATCACCGAAGTCAAGCGTTTTTCGTTACAGTTTTAGGTGTTGCAGTGGGTGGTACAGTTTTTATTAGCACCATCATTAAGTTAGAATTATTTACGATACGTGAATGGTTAAGTTTACCGTATGGCGCAAAAATTTTACGGATGAGACAAAAAAAATAA
- the pth gene encoding aminoacyl-tRNA hydrolase, protein MKVIVGLGNPGSKYKETKHNIGFITLDEIAYRQNVSFNNSNFEADIAEFFIGTEKVLLVKPLTFMNESGRSVGPLLTYFGVDEEDLIVIYDDLDLEVGKIRLRQKGSAGGHNGIKSLIAHLGTNVFPRIKIGIGRPSKNDTVIHHVLSTFPKETHEEMLLAVKKAADAALYACEGHTFVETMNQFNGK, encoded by the coding sequence ATGAAAGTAATCGTAGGACTGGGAAATCCCGGTAGTAAATACAAAGAAACAAAACACAACATTGGCTTTATTACGCTAGATGAAATTGCGTATCGGCAAAATGTTTCGTTTAATAATAGTAATTTTGAAGCAGATATTGCAGAGTTTTTTATAGGGACTGAGAAAGTATTGTTAGTGAAACCATTAACATTTATGAATGAATCAGGTCGCTCTGTTGGTCCGTTGTTGACCTACTTTGGGGTAGATGAGGAAGACTTGATTGTTATTTATGATGACTTAGACTTAGAGGTCGGTAAAATTCGTTTACGGCAAAAAGGTAGTGCTGGCGGCCACAATGGGATAAAAAGTCTGATTGCCCATTTAGGAACAAATGTCTTTCCTAGAATTAAAATTGGCATTGGTCGGCCCTCAAAAAATGATACAGTTATCCACCATGTACTAAGCACTTTTCCCAAAGAAACACACGAAGAGATGTTACTTGCTGTAAAGAAAGCAGCCGATGCCGCTTTATATGCATGCGAAGGACATACGTTTGTTGAAACAATGAATCAATTTAATGGAAAATAG
- a CDS encoding L-lactate dehydrogenase: MTAAAGNKDHQKVILVGDGAVGSSYAFALVTQNIAQEVGIIDINVPKTEGDALDLSHALAFTSPKKIYAATYDDCHDADLVVLTAGAPQKPGETRLDLVHKNLKINKEIVTTIVDSGFNGIFLVAANPVDILTYSTWKFSGFPKERVIGSGTSLDSARFRQAIAELVDVDARNVHAYILGEHGDTEFPVWSHANVAGLQIYEWVKNNPDVDEEAMVNLFFNVRDAAYTIIEKKGATFYGIAVALARITKAILNDENSVLPLSVYLEGEYGQNDIYIGAPAIINRQGVKQVIEIPLTDDEQEKMEASASALKEVIETAFAKFEAEEAK; this comes from the coding sequence ATGACTGCAGCCGCAGGGAATAAAGATCACCAAAAAGTAATTTTAGTCGGGGACGGTGCCGTAGGTTCTAGCTATGCCTTTGCTTTAGTAACTCAGAATATTGCTCAAGAAGTTGGGATTATTGATATTAATGTACCAAAAACTGAAGGAGACGCGTTGGACTTATCTCACGCATTAGCATTTACTTCTCCTAAAAAAATCTATGCTGCTACTTATGACGATTGCCATGATGCAGACTTAGTTGTCTTAACAGCTGGTGCGCCTCAAAAACCAGGCGAAACTCGTTTAGACTTAGTTCATAAAAACTTGAAAATTAATAAAGAAATCGTTACAACAATTGTTGATTCTGGTTTCAACGGTATCTTCTTAGTTGCCGCAAACCCAGTTGATATTTTGACTTATTCAACTTGGAAATTCTCTGGCTTCCCGAAAGAACGAGTAATCGGTTCAGGAACTTCACTAGATTCTGCTCGTTTCCGTCAAGCAATTGCCGAATTAGTTGATGTTGATGCACGAAATGTCCATGCCTACATCTTAGGGGAACACGGAGATACAGAATTCCCAGTTTGGTCACATGCGAATGTCGCTGGCTTACAAATTTACGAATGGGTGAAAAATAATCCTGACGTCGATGAAGAAGCAATGGTTAATTTATTCTTCAACGTACGCGACGCTGCTTACACAATCATCGAGAAAAAAGGAGCTACTTTCTATGGAATCGCGGTTGCACTAGCGCGTATCACTAAAGCTATCCTAAACGATGAAAACTCTGTGTTACCACTATCTGTTTATTTAGAAGGTGAATATGGTCAAAACGATATTTATATCGGTGCACCAGCGATCATCAACCGCCAAGGCGTTAAACAAGTCATTGAAATTCCATTAACAGATGATGAACAAGAAAAAATGGAAGCTTCTGCTTCTGCATTAAAAGAAGTTATTGAAACAGCTTTTGCTAAATTTGAAGCAGAAGAAGCAAAATAA
- a CDS encoding S1 domain-containing RNA-binding protein has translation MSIEVGAKLPGKVSGITNFGAFIDLGEGKTGLVHISEVSNGFVKDIHDVLTVGDEVTVKVTSVGDDGKIGLSIRKAQEPAEGQQPKREFQRRENNYENRDRNPRAGGKKPFNKPQANNNNNKQDFDSLMSSFLKDSDDRLSSLKRNTEGKRGGRGGRRG, from the coding sequence ATGTCAATCGAAGTAGGAGCTAAATTGCCAGGAAAAGTGTCAGGGATTACTAACTTTGGTGCATTTATTGATTTAGGAGAAGGAAAAACTGGGTTAGTACACATCAGTGAAGTGTCTAATGGATTCGTTAAAGATATTCATGATGTATTAACAGTAGGTGACGAAGTAACAGTGAAAGTAACCTCAGTTGGTGACGACGGCAAAATTGGCTTATCGATCCGTAAAGCACAAGAGCCAGCAGAAGGGCAACAACCAAAACGTGAATTTCAACGTCGTGAAAACAATTATGAGAATCGTGACCGTAATCCACGCGCAGGGGGCAAAAAGCCTTTCAATAAACCACAAGCAAATAACAATAACAATAAACAAGATTTTGACTCATTGATGAGCTCTTTCTTGAAAGATAGTGATGACCGTTTATCTTCATTAAAACGTAATACTGAAGGCAAACGTGGCGGACGTGGCGGACGTCGCGGCTAA
- a CDS encoding FtsB family cell division protein — protein sequence MGKNEKNSKKVAALENDYTKEQYVEFQKQQKQLIFRRRRLAAIFLVAFIIFAFSGIQLMKDYHRLGAFKQERADAIAESVAVDKKVKDLKKDVALLKDDDYVAKLARSRFLLSKEGEQIYPTPEQMKKTQTSGAEESKSSSEKNSQSQSSTETTKSSAE from the coding sequence ATGGGAAAGAATGAAAAAAACTCGAAGAAAGTTGCGGCATTGGAAAATGACTACACGAAAGAACAGTATGTCGAATTCCAAAAACAACAGAAACAATTGATTTTTAGACGCAGACGCTTGGCAGCGATTTTTCTCGTGGCCTTCATTATTTTTGCCTTTTCTGGCATCCAATTGATGAAAGATTATCATCGCTTAGGTGCTTTCAAACAAGAACGAGCAGATGCAATTGCTGAATCCGTAGCAGTTGATAAGAAGGTCAAGGATCTAAAAAAAGACGTTGCTTTGTTAAAAGATGATGATTATGTGGCAAAATTAGCACGTAGCCGTTTCCTTCTCTCAAAAGAAGGCGAACAGATTTATCCCACACCAGAACAAATGAAAAAAACACAGACTTCTGGAGCGGAAGAAAGCAAGAGCAGTTCAGAAAAAAATAGTCAATCACAGTCTTCAACTGAAACAACTAAGTCTTCAGCTGAATAA
- the mfd gene encoding transcription-repair coupling factor, whose translation MNIIERISQTEIAKSWRSQLMTTGTRQLITGLSGSAKTLLMAGALQKTHQKIVIAVPNLYYANQLVDDFLNILPSEQVHLFPVDEVLSAEMAFSSPEARADRVSALNFLMTANAGIVVVPVAGLRKYLPTKETWQNAQLHWEIGTEVEPEILAQRLVLMGYERQSMVGKPGEFSIRGSIVDVYPLNAEYPVRVELFDVEIDSIRYFEADTQRSLENLEEVTISPMTDLVFSKADMNHGMTRLQDALEKRLATAKDQTETDFLEEYFGQLLSSWEQGIPTENAHYYTDFLYQQKTTLLDYLPENSLLFVDDYSRMMETEREIAREEAEWQTLKIEEMRVFSEQTFGVDFHDQLRKTARNTTFFSLFQKGMGNLRFQEVHNFQYRSMQQFFGQMPLLKAEVDRWQKQNQTVVVFVPTKERIQKVEELFQDFDIPSVVSNWDQLLDGHVQIVQGALQTGFELPKNKLVAITEKEIFHTTTKKRARRQTISNAERLKSYSDLKTGDYVVHANHGIGKYIGMETLEVDGVHQDYMTILYQNDDKLFIPVTQLNLIQKFVASESKTPKINKLGGSEWTKTKRKVASKIEDIADDLILLYATRESEKGYAFPPDDAYQKEFEEAFPYSETDDQLRSAAEIKHDMEKSRPMDRLLVGDVGFGKTEVALRAAFKAVSNNKQVAFLVPTTILAQQHYETIQERFEGFPVEIGLLSRFRTKKQQNETIEKIKHGQVDIVIGTHRLLSQDINFSDLGLLIIDEEQRFGVKHKERLKQLRSQVDVLTLTATPIPRTLHMSMLGVRDLSVIETPPENRYPIQTYVMENNPGAIREAIEREMARDGQVFYLYNRVDTIERKVEELQALVPDARIAYAHGQMTEVQLENTLFDFIEGQYDILVTTTIIETGVDIPNANTLFVENADYMGLSTLYQLRGRVGRSNRVAYAYFMYEQQKILNEVSEKRLEAIKDFTELGSGFKIAMRDLSIRGAGNLLGAQQHGFIDSVGFDMYSQMLSEAVARKQGKNIQDQKTSVEIDLGIDAYIPGTYITDERQKIEIYKRIRQLENMDMYEELEADLLDRFGEYPDEVAHLLTTGRIKMDGDRALLESIRKRDQKVKFVLSKIGTKTYSVEQLFEALSATSLKADLAVEKEQMTISLKLPKDCKEAVWIQEIAAFTTALRQEKYKHSQETDSL comes from the coding sequence TTGAATATTATCGAACGAATTAGCCAAACAGAAATTGCTAAATCATGGCGCAGTCAACTAATGACAACAGGAACGCGTCAACTAATTACTGGGTTATCAGGCTCTGCTAAAACATTACTGATGGCAGGCGCTTTACAAAAGACGCATCAAAAAATTGTTATTGCGGTCCCAAACCTATACTATGCCAATCAATTAGTAGATGATTTTTTAAATATTTTACCTTCAGAACAAGTTCATCTATTTCCAGTAGATGAAGTGTTATCCGCCGAAATGGCCTTTTCTTCACCAGAAGCGCGCGCAGATCGAGTGAGTGCGTTAAATTTCCTGATGACAGCGAATGCAGGAATCGTGGTCGTACCAGTAGCTGGACTACGAAAATATTTGCCAACGAAAGAAACGTGGCAAAATGCGCAACTTCATTGGGAAATCGGGACAGAAGTAGAACCTGAAATCCTCGCGCAACGCTTAGTGTTAATGGGCTATGAACGCCAATCGATGGTCGGAAAGCCTGGCGAATTTAGTATTCGCGGAAGCATTGTTGATGTCTATCCGCTAAATGCCGAATACCCTGTTCGGGTGGAACTGTTTGATGTTGAAATTGACTCAATCCGTTATTTTGAAGCGGATACTCAACGCTCATTAGAAAATCTTGAAGAAGTAACGATTTCACCAATGACTGATTTAGTATTCTCAAAGGCAGATATGAATCATGGCATGACGAGGTTACAAGATGCTCTAGAAAAACGTTTAGCGACAGCTAAAGATCAAACGGAGACCGATTTTTTAGAAGAATATTTTGGTCAGTTGCTGTCTTCTTGGGAACAAGGGATTCCTACAGAAAATGCTCACTATTATACAGATTTTCTGTACCAACAAAAAACTACTCTGTTAGATTATTTACCAGAAAATAGTTTGCTTTTTGTGGATGATTATTCTCGTATGATGGAAACGGAGCGAGAAATCGCTAGAGAGGAAGCGGAATGGCAAACCCTGAAAATTGAAGAAATGCGCGTGTTTTCTGAACAAACTTTTGGCGTAGACTTTCATGATCAATTGCGAAAAACTGCACGAAATACGACCTTCTTTTCACTTTTTCAAAAAGGGATGGGGAATCTTCGTTTCCAAGAAGTCCATAATTTCCAATATCGTTCAATGCAACAATTCTTCGGTCAAATGCCGTTGCTAAAAGCGGAAGTGGACCGTTGGCAAAAGCAAAACCAAACGGTCGTTGTTTTTGTTCCTACGAAAGAACGGATTCAAAAAGTCGAAGAGCTATTTCAGGACTTTGACATACCTAGCGTAGTAAGCAATTGGGATCAGTTGTTAGATGGGCATGTCCAAATTGTCCAAGGGGCATTACAAACAGGGTTTGAATTACCTAAAAACAAGCTCGTGGCGATTACGGAAAAAGAAATTTTTCATACAACGACCAAAAAACGGGCACGTCGTCAAACAATCTCTAATGCGGAACGTTTGAAAAGTTATAGCGACTTAAAAACGGGCGATTATGTCGTTCATGCGAATCACGGGATTGGTAAATATATTGGTATGGAAACCTTAGAAGTTGATGGGGTTCATCAAGATTACATGACTATCTTGTACCAAAATGATGACAAGTTATTTATTCCAGTAACACAATTGAACTTGATTCAAAAGTTCGTTGCTTCCGAGTCTAAAACGCCGAAAATTAACAAGCTAGGCGGCAGTGAATGGACGAAAACTAAACGAAAAGTTGCTTCGAAAATTGAAGATATCGCGGATGATTTAATCTTACTTTATGCGACAAGAGAGTCGGAAAAAGGCTATGCTTTTCCGCCAGATGATGCGTATCAAAAAGAATTTGAAGAGGCTTTTCCGTATTCTGAAACAGATGATCAATTACGTAGTGCTGCCGAAATTAAACACGACATGGAAAAATCTCGACCAATGGATCGTTTGTTAGTTGGCGATGTAGGGTTTGGTAAAACAGAAGTGGCTTTACGAGCGGCCTTCAAAGCTGTTAGCAACAATAAACAGGTCGCCTTTTTAGTGCCAACAACTATTTTAGCGCAACAACATTACGAAACGATTCAAGAGCGGTTTGAGGGCTTTCCTGTAGAAATTGGTTTATTAAGTCGTTTCCGCACGAAAAAACAGCAAAATGAAACAATAGAAAAAATTAAACATGGACAAGTAGATATTGTGATTGGTACCCATCGTTTATTGTCGCAAGATATTAATTTTAGTGATTTAGGCTTGTTGATTATTGATGAGGAACAACGGTTTGGAGTGAAACATAAAGAACGACTAAAACAATTGCGTTCACAAGTGGATGTCTTGACGTTAACAGCAACGCCAATCCCAAGGACCCTTCATATGTCGATGTTAGGTGTCCGTGATTTATCCGTCATCGAAACCCCACCAGAGAATCGTTATCCGATCCAAACGTATGTCATGGAAAATAATCCTGGGGCGATTCGGGAAGCGATTGAGCGAGAAATGGCCCGAGATGGTCAAGTCTTTTATTTATACAATCGAGTAGATACGATCGAACGAAAAGTTGAAGAGTTACAAGCGCTAGTTCCAGATGCACGAATTGCGTATGCACATGGGCAAATGACAGAAGTACAACTGGAGAATACTTTGTTTGATTTTATTGAAGGACAATATGATATATTAGTCACTACAACAATTATTGAAACAGGAGTAGATATTCCTAATGCTAATACCTTGTTTGTAGAAAATGCGGACTACATGGGCTTATCTACGTTGTATCAATTACGTGGTCGTGTGGGGCGTAGCAATCGAGTGGCCTATGCTTATTTTATGTACGAACAGCAAAAAATCCTAAACGAAGTTAGCGAGAAACGTTTAGAAGCAATTAAAGACTTTACGGAATTAGGTTCTGGGTTCAAAATTGCGATGCGTGACCTTTCCATTCGAGGGGCCGGAAACCTTCTTGGTGCCCAACAACATGGCTTCATTGATTCGGTTGGGTTTGATATGTACTCACAGATGTTATCTGAGGCAGTTGCTCGTAAACAAGGAAAAAATATCCAAGACCAAAAAACGTCTGTTGAGATTGATTTAGGCATTGATGCTTATATTCCAGGAACGTATATTACAGACGAACGACAAAAAATTGAAATTTATAAACGGATTCGTCAATTAGAAAATATGGATATGTACGAAGAATTAGAAGCGGACTTGTTAGACCGCTTTGGAGAGTATCCTGACGAAGTGGCGCATTTATTAACCACTGGCCGTATCAAAATGGATGGCGACCGTGCCTTGTTAGAAAGTATTCGTAAACGCGATCAAAAAGTCAAGTTTGTGTTAAGTAAAATTGGCACAAAAACATACTCTGTGGAGCAGTTGTTTGAAGCGTTATCGGCAACCAGCTTAAAAGCGGATCTAGCAGTTGAGAAAGAACAAATGACTATTTCCTTGAAGTTGCCGAAAGATTGTAAAGAAGCTGTTTGGATTCAAGAAATTGCTGCTTTTACAACCGCATTGCGACAAGAAAAATACAAACATTCGCAAGAAACGGATTCCCTTTAA
- a CDS encoding RNA-binding S4 domain-containing protein, which translates to MRLDKFLKVSRIIKRRTVAKEVADKGRIQINGVLAKSSSTVKIGDLVKIQFGNRILEVEVLQLNDSTKKEDATKMYEIKSETRVSEE; encoded by the coding sequence ATGCGGTTAGATAAATTTTTAAAAGTTTCTCGCATTATTAAAAGAAGAACAGTTGCCAAAGAAGTCGCTGATAAAGGTCGGATTCAAATCAACGGAGTCTTAGCCAAATCTTCTAGTACTGTGAAGATTGGTGACCTTGTCAAAATTCAATTTGGGAACAGAATTTTAGAAGTAGAAGTCCTGCAACTAAATGACTCTACGAAAAAAGAAGATGCCACAAAAATGTATGAAATAAAATCAGAAACACGTGTCTCTGAAGAATAA
- a CDS encoding aldehyde dehydrogenase family protein yields the protein MSKKEINQVVASSYQLYINGEWTTGSGNKMIASYNPSNGEKLAEFVDATNADVDRAVEAAQEAFQIWKDVDVVTRSNLLLKIADLIEENQEHLAMVETLDNGKPLRETQSIDVPASADHFRYFASVIRGEEGSVKEFDKDTLSIVVKEPIGVVGQIIPWNFPLLMGAWKLAPALAAGNTVVIHPSSSTSLSLLELFKIFDQVLPKGVVNLITGRGSDSGNYMLAHPGFDKLAFTGSTEVGYTVAKAAADRLIPATLELGGKSANIIFEDANWERALEGVQLGILFNQGQVCCAGSRVFVQSGIYDQFVEALKEKFEQVNVGFPWEKDVEMGAQINEHQLEEILKYVEIGVKEGATLITGGQRLTENGLDKGAFLAPTLLANGTNTMCVAQEEIFGPVATVIKFETEEEVIRLANDSEYGLGGAVFSQDINVALRVARGVRTGRMWVNTYNQLPAGAPFGGYKKSGIGRETHKSMLDAYTQMKNIYIVTKEEADGLY from the coding sequence ATGAGTAAAAAAGAAATAAATCAAGTAGTTGCCAGTAGCTATCAATTGTATATTAATGGAGAGTGGACAACAGGTAGTGGTAACAAAATGATTGCTAGTTACAATCCTAGTAATGGCGAAAAATTAGCAGAATTTGTTGATGCCACAAATGCAGATGTGGATCGAGCTGTAGAAGCAGCCCAAGAAGCGTTTCAGATATGGAAAGATGTTGACGTTGTAACAAGAAGCAATCTTTTGTTGAAAATTGCTGATTTGATTGAAGAAAATCAAGAACATTTGGCTATGGTGGAGACTTTAGATAATGGAAAACCGCTTCGGGAAACGCAATCGATTGATGTCCCTGCCAGTGCAGACCATTTTCGGTATTTTGCTAGTGTGATTCGTGGAGAAGAAGGGTCTGTCAAAGAATTTGATAAGGATACGTTATCCATTGTTGTGAAAGAACCCATTGGTGTTGTGGGTCAAATTATTCCGTGGAATTTCCCCTTATTAATGGGTGCTTGGAAATTAGCACCAGCGTTGGCAGCAGGTAATACGGTTGTGATTCATCCGTCCTCGAGCACATCATTAAGTCTGTTGGAATTGTTTAAAATTTTTGATCAAGTCTTGCCGAAAGGAGTAGTGAATTTAATCACCGGTCGTGGTTCTGATTCAGGAAATTATATGTTGGCACATCCAGGGTTTGATAAGCTAGCTTTTACAGGTTCAACAGAGGTGGGGTACACTGTCGCTAAAGCTGCGGCCGACCGCCTAATTCCAGCCACTTTAGAACTTGGCGGAAAATCAGCCAACATTATTTTTGAAGATGCCAATTGGGAACGTGCATTAGAAGGCGTGCAGTTAGGGATTTTATTCAATCAAGGGCAAGTTTGTTGTGCTGGGTCTCGTGTGTTCGTTCAGTCAGGTATTTATGATCAATTTGTAGAAGCTTTAAAGGAAAAGTTTGAACAAGTGAACGTTGGTTTCCCGTGGGAAAAAGATGTTGAAATGGGCGCTCAGATCAATGAGCATCAATTGGAAGAAATTTTAAAATATGTCGAAATTGGTGTGAAGGAAGGAGCTACGCTGATTACTGGGGGGCAACGTTTAACAGAAAATGGGCTAGACAAGGGGGCGTTTTTAGCACCTACGTTATTAGCGAATGGTACGAATACAATGTGTGTGGCCCAAGAAGAAATCTTTGGTCCTGTTGCAACAGTGATTAAATTTGAAACGGAAGAAGAAGTCATTCGTTTAGCTAATGATTCTGAATATGGTCTAGGTGGTGCCGTCTTTTCTCAAGATATCAATGTGGCATTACGGGTTGCTCGTGGTGTACGGACAGGTCGGATGTGGGTCAACACATACAATCAATTGCCTGCGGGCGCGCCATTTGGCGGTTATAAAAAATCAGGAATTGGTCGAGAAACGCATAAATCAATGCTAGATGCTTATACGCAAATGAAAAATATTTACATTGTGACAAAAGAAGAAGCAGATGGACTGTATTAA